Proteins encoded by one window of Prevotella nigrescens:
- the folB gene encoding dihydroneopterin aldolase produces MKLESSYIYIKGVRFRAYIGVSELERKVGNDYVADLRLRYSIEKAMTTDNVNDTISYADVYNIVEETILQPAKLLEHAAYRIAEAIMKAFPDIEAIDLDLTKLNPPMGADCSGAGVELHLINEKTKR; encoded by the coding sequence ATGAAATTAGAATCGAGCTATATATATATAAAAGGTGTGAGGTTTCGTGCCTACATCGGTGTAAGCGAATTGGAACGAAAGGTTGGCAACGATTATGTTGCCGACCTTCGTTTGCGTTATTCTATAGAAAAAGCAATGACGACAGACAATGTAAACGACACCATAAGCTATGCCGATGTATATAATATAGTAGAAGAAACAATACTTCAGCCCGCTAAACTGTTGGAACACGCTGCATATCGGATAGCAGAAGCTATAATGAAAGCGTTCCCGGACATAGAAGCAATAGACCTTGACCTGACAAAATTAAACCCGCCAATGGGAGCAGATTGCAGTGGAGCAGGTGTAGAATTACATTTAATAAATGAAAAAACCAAGCGTTAG
- a CDS encoding nucleobase:cation symporter-2 family protein, giving the protein MEQAKELIYGLNDRPPLRETIFAAVQHLLAIFVAIITPPLIISSELQFDLETTGFLVSMSLFVSGIATFIQCRRFGSLGAGLLCIQGTSFSFISPIIGAGMLGMVNGKMNVEMGLSYIFGACMVASVVEMLVSRVLPYMRKIITPLVSGIVVTLIGLCLIKAGINSCGGGNAAMDAGTFGSMQNLGLALLVLVSIVIFNRSSNPFLRMASIVLGLILGSTVAYFLGLIDFSRLGDTGALNIPVPFKYGLHFDTGSIIGLGLIYLVTAVEAYGDITANSLISGEPVEGPVFMKRAQGGILADGFNSFLAAVFNSFPNSIFAQNNGMIQLTGVASRYVGYFVAGALLVLGLFPVVGQFFSLIPDCVLGGATLLMFGTVAAAGIRIIAATAINRKAVLVMAISFAMGLSVELVPNILDKMPEVIRNIFSSGITMGGLTAILANALIRIKE; this is encoded by the coding sequence ATGGAACAAGCAAAAGAACTTATTTACGGGCTGAACGACCGCCCACCTTTGCGCGAAACAATCTTTGCTGCCGTGCAGCATCTGTTAGCAATTTTCGTAGCTATCATTACTCCACCACTCATTATCAGCTCTGAGTTACAATTTGATTTGGAAACAACCGGATTCCTTGTTTCTATGTCTTTGTTTGTTTCGGGCATTGCAACCTTCATTCAGTGCAGACGTTTCGGCAGTCTTGGCGCAGGTTTGCTGTGCATTCAAGGTACATCGTTCTCGTTCATCAGTCCCATTATCGGAGCCGGCATGCTCGGAATGGTAAACGGGAAGATGAATGTCGAGATGGGACTAAGCTATATATTCGGAGCTTGCATGGTGGCTTCGGTTGTAGAGATGCTGGTCAGCCGCGTGCTGCCCTATATGCGCAAGATAATAACTCCGTTGGTTTCGGGCATAGTTGTTACGCTTATTGGCTTATGCTTAATAAAAGCGGGCATAAACTCGTGTGGTGGCGGCAATGCGGCTATGGACGCAGGCACTTTCGGCTCTATGCAAAACCTCGGACTGGCGCTGCTTGTGCTTGTAAGCATTGTAATATTCAACCGTTCGAGCAATCCGTTCCTGCGAATGGCATCTATCGTTCTGGGCTTGATACTGGGATCTACGGTGGCTTACTTCCTGGGACTAATCGACTTTTCACGGTTAGGCGACACGGGCGCACTGAACATTCCGGTACCTTTCAAGTATGGTTTGCATTTCGACACCGGCTCCATCATCGGATTGGGACTGATATATTTGGTAACAGCAGTTGAGGCCTACGGAGACATTACCGCCAACTCGCTCATTTCGGGCGAACCAGTCGAGGGACCAGTATTCATGAAACGCGCGCAGGGAGGTATCTTGGCAGACGGTTTCAACTCGTTTCTTGCAGCGGTATTCAATAGTTTCCCGAACTCAATCTTCGCGCAGAACAACGGAATGATACAGCTTACGGGCGTCGCCAGCCGCTATGTGGGCTACTTTGTGGCAGGTGCCCTGCTCGTCTTGGGCTTGTTCCCAGTGGTGGGACAGTTCTTTTCGCTTATCCCCGACTGTGTGCTCGGTGGTGCAACACTGCTGATGTTCGGAACAGTAGCCGCTGCGGGCATTCGCATCATAGCTGCCACAGCCATCAACCGCAAGGCAGTTCTGGTCATGGCAATCAGCTTTGCGATGGGACTGAGCGTAGAACTCGTGCCGAACATATTGGACAAGATGCCTGAAGTGATACGCAACATATTCTCGAGCGGCATAACGATGGGCGGACTGACGGCTATTCTGGCAAACGCACTCATTCGCATCAAGGAATAA
- a CDS encoding nitroreductase family protein, with the protein MNTISNRRSIRKYSGREVPDALLRELLSKAERTPTMGNLQLYSVVITRDSEMKGRLAPAHFNQPMVENAAAVLTFCADFHRTTLWAENRKGTPGYDNFLSFLNAATDALLYCQTFTNLAEAEGIGTCFLGTTIYNPRPIIELLRLPKLVMPVATLTIGWPDEAPTQPDRLPVESILHEETYTDYTTESIDQYYKVKESLEENKHFVEMNHTETLAQVFTDIRYKKSDNEAMSANLIDTLRQQGFIP; encoded by the coding sequence ATGAACACTATTTCAAACAGAAGAAGCATCAGGAAATACTCCGGCAGAGAGGTGCCCGATGCACTCTTAAGGGAACTCCTGAGCAAGGCGGAGCGTACTCCCACGATGGGAAACCTGCAGCTTTACTCCGTCGTGATTACACGAGACAGCGAAATGAAAGGCAGATTGGCACCCGCACACTTCAACCAACCGATGGTGGAAAACGCCGCCGCAGTGCTGACCTTCTGCGCCGATTTCCACAGAACAACCCTCTGGGCGGAAAACCGAAAGGGAACGCCGGGCTACGACAACTTCCTTTCGTTCCTGAACGCCGCCACCGACGCCCTGCTCTATTGCCAGACTTTTACGAACCTGGCCGAGGCGGAAGGCATCGGAACATGTTTCCTCGGCACAACCATCTATAACCCCCGCCCCATTATAGAGCTGCTCCGGCTGCCGAAGCTCGTCATGCCCGTGGCAACGCTCACCATCGGCTGGCCGGACGAAGCACCCACACAGCCCGACCGGCTGCCCGTCGAGAGCATTCTGCACGAAGAAACCTACACCGACTACACGACGGAAAGCATCGACCAATACTATAAGGTGAAAGAATCGCTGGAAGAAAACAAGCATTTCGTAGAGATGAACCACACCGAAACACTGGCGCAAGTCTTCACCGACATACGATACAAGAAGAGCGACAACGAAGCAATGTCTGCCAATCTGATAGATACGCTCAGGCAACAGGGCTTCATTCCGTAG
- a CDS encoding TonB-dependent receptor plug domain-containing protein: protein MYKPILNKRSVLKFTHFSNHGYSLFAVLGKEVIIGVLSVATLQHATAHNTSNEALQTSSDSTVTNKQVMLEEVNVTGTRAPLTVSQQARMVTVLSREDIQAAPVQSVNDLLKYAVGVDVRQKGALGALTDVSIRGGNSEQITVLLNGINICDAQTAHNTFDFPVDISEIERIEVLEGPAGRVYGTSSLLGAINIVTKTPQSSSLSARIEGGSYGYLSAGARANIAQGHWNNQLSGSFTHSDGYLRNKVGRLNADYKTGKVFYQGNYNDDLIAVNWHAGMSVKDFGANTFYAAKYDDQFEHTFKTFTALQAENKQGRFHIRPSIYWNRSMDRFELFRGAPQKYAYNYHRTDVYGVNLNAYFDWSLGRTAFAAELRQEELVSTNLGEKLGRQHHIHGTDRDYTNGINRTNLQFVLEHNIILSRFTLSAGIVAVKNSQADMNMRVYPGIDASYRIGNAWKVYASYNTSLRMPSFTELFYSVGGHKADKHLKPEELSALEAGMKYDAHGISGKTSIFYNRQKNLIDWISDGTLDANGATLWKSVNFGRINVVGIEASLRFDFRALMPSQRFLKHFGIAYCYLNQNEKEHKGITSKYVLEYVKNKMVADLQLNLWRNLDFGLNYRLLHRMGNYIDTANQHHKYATYGILDTRLSWNAGKWTAFVAANNLLNRAYVDYGNVPQPGTWLTTGISIQM from the coding sequence ATGTACAAACCAATTTTAAACAAGCGTAGTGTACTGAAGTTTACCCACTTCTCCAATCACGGCTATTCGCTCTTTGCTGTTCTCGGCAAGGAAGTGATAATTGGTGTACTGAGTGTTGCTACTCTTCAACACGCAACGGCACACAACACAAGTAATGAAGCCTTGCAGACGAGCAGCGATTCCACAGTAACCAACAAGCAAGTGATGCTCGAAGAAGTGAATGTAACGGGTACGCGAGCGCCGCTGACTGTCAGTCAGCAAGCGAGAATGGTAACTGTACTGAGTCGTGAAGACATTCAAGCCGCGCCAGTACAAAGTGTAAACGACCTGTTGAAGTATGCCGTAGGGGTAGACGTGCGCCAGAAAGGAGCTTTAGGAGCACTTACCGATGTGAGCATACGGGGCGGAAACTCCGAGCAGATTACTGTTTTGCTGAATGGAATCAACATCTGCGACGCCCAAACAGCCCATAACACTTTCGATTTCCCAGTCGATATAAGCGAAATCGAACGCATTGAAGTTCTCGAAGGTCCGGCAGGACGCGTTTATGGCACATCTTCTTTATTAGGTGCGATAAACATTGTAACCAAGACTCCCCAATCTTCTTCTCTCTCTGCACGCATAGAAGGTGGCTCTTATGGCTATCTTTCGGCGGGCGCACGTGCAAACATTGCGCAGGGACATTGGAATAACCAGCTCTCGGGTTCGTTTACGCATAGCGACGGCTATCTGAGAAACAAGGTCGGAAGACTGAATGCCGATTACAAAACGGGCAAGGTTTTCTACCAAGGCAACTACAATGACGACCTAATTGCGGTGAACTGGCATGCTGGAATGAGCGTTAAAGACTTTGGTGCAAACACGTTCTATGCGGCAAAATACGATGACCAGTTTGAACATACGTTCAAGACTTTCACTGCCCTGCAGGCTGAAAACAAGCAAGGAAGGTTCCACATCCGTCCGTCTATCTATTGGAATCGCAGCATGGACAGATTCGAGCTTTTCCGTGGCGCACCGCAGAAGTATGCGTACAACTACCACAGAACCGACGTATATGGTGTGAACCTCAATGCTTATTTCGACTGGAGTTTGGGGCGGACTGCATTTGCTGCTGAACTGAGACAAGAGGAGCTTGTGAGCACAAACCTTGGCGAAAAGCTCGGACGGCAGCACCACATTCATGGAACCGACCGCGACTATACGAACGGAATTAACCGCACCAACCTGCAATTCGTGCTGGAACACAACATAATTCTTTCGCGCTTTACGTTATCGGCAGGCATCGTTGCGGTGAAGAACAGCCAAGCCGACATGAATATGCGCGTTTATCCGGGCATAGATGCAAGCTACCGGATAGGCAACGCATGGAAGGTGTATGCGTCGTACAACACTTCGCTGCGTATGCCTTCGTTTACCGAACTCTTCTATTCTGTGGGTGGACACAAGGCAGACAAGCACCTGAAACCCGAAGAACTCTCGGCACTGGAAGCCGGCATGAAGTACGATGCACACGGAATCAGCGGTAAGACAAGTATTTTCTATAATCGTCAGAAGAACCTTATCGACTGGATTTCTGACGGAACACTCGACGCGAACGGTGCCACGCTGTGGAAAAGCGTGAACTTCGGACGCATCAATGTCGTAGGCATAGAGGCTTCGCTTCGTTTCGACTTCCGTGCCCTGATGCCTTCACAGCGTTTCCTGAAGCACTTTGGCATAGCCTATTGCTATCTTAACCAGAACGAAAAGGAGCACAAGGGCATTACGAGCAAGTACGTTTTAGAGTATGTGAAGAATAAAATGGTGGCTGATTTGCAGCTGAACCTGTGGCGAAACCTCGACTTCGGTCTGAACTACCGCTTGCTCCACCGCATGGGAAACTACATCGACACCGCCAATCAGCACCATAAATATGCAACGTATGGCATACTCGACACACGCCTTTCGTGGAACGCAGGCAAGTGGACAGCCTTTGTTGCTGCCAACAATCTGCTTAACAGAGCGTACGTAGACTACGGAAACGTGCCTCAACCCGGCACTTGGCTCACTACCGGCATCAGCATACAGATGTAG
- the xpt gene encoding xanthine phosphoribosyltransferase → MKTLTDRILKDGKCYEGGILKVDKFINHQLDPNLMKQIAVEFIRRYASTEINKIITVEASGIAPAIMMGFLLDLPVVFAKKKKPSTMADMLSSTIFSFTKQREYHVCISKEYLTPADKVLFVDDFLAYGNAAKGIIDLCKQAGAELVGMGFIIEKAFQHGREIIEAAGIRCESLAIIESLDNCEIKIRQQ, encoded by the coding sequence ATGAAAACATTGACAGACCGCATTCTTAAGGACGGGAAATGCTATGAAGGGGGAATATTGAAGGTAGACAAGTTCATTAACCATCAGTTAGACCCTAACTTGATGAAGCAAATAGCCGTGGAGTTTATCCGTCGCTACGCTTCTACGGAGATAAACAAGATTATAACAGTGGAGGCAAGTGGCATTGCGCCTGCCATTATGATGGGTTTCCTGCTCGATTTGCCTGTTGTTTTTGCCAAGAAAAAGAAGCCCTCCACGATGGCAGATATGCTTTCGTCTACCATATTCTCGTTTACGAAGCAGCGCGAATACCATGTTTGCATTTCAAAAGAATACCTTACACCAGCCGACAAGGTGCTTTTCGTAGACGATTTCTTAGCTTACGGAAATGCTGCGAAAGGCATTATAGACCTGTGCAAGCAAGCTGGAGCAGAGCTTGTAGGTATGGGATTTATCATAGAAAAAGCGTTCCAACACGGTCGCGAGATTATTGAGGCAGCGGGAATACGCTGTGAAAGCTTGGCAATCATCGAGTCATTAGACAACTGCGAAATAAAGATTAGACAACAATAA
- a CDS encoding adenosylcobalamin-dependent ribonucleoside-diphosphate reductase translates to MKENKKYSFDEAFEASLRYFGGDELAARVWVNKYAMKDSFGNIYEKSPEDMHWRIANEVARMEQKYKNPISAQEIFGLLDHFRYIIPAGSPMTGIGNDYQIASLSNCFVIGLDGDADSYGAILRIDEEQVQLMKRRGGVGHDLSHVRPKGSPVNNSALTSTGLVPFMERYSNSTREVAQDGRRGALMLSVSIKHPDAEAFVDAKMEEGKVTGANVSVKITDSFMEAAVNDRPFVQQFPIDAERPVYKKEISARKLWEKIVHNAWKSAEPGVLFWDTIIRESLPDCYADLGFRTVSTNPCGEIPLCPYDSCRLLSINLYSYVKNPFTEEAAFDFDLFRKHALLAQRLMDDIVDLEMEKIDRIMEKIKSDPQNDEVKHAEYHLWEKIKEKSGKGRRTGVGITAEGDMIAAMGLRYGTEEATKFAVEVHKTLALSAYRSSVTMAQERGAFSIFEAERERNNPFVLRIKEADPQLYSDMMKHGRRNIACLTIAPTGTTSLMTQTTSGIEPVFLPVYTRRRKVNPNDTDVHVDYVDEVGDSFEEYIVYHKKFLEWMKINGLDTTKKYTQAEINDLVKRSPYYKATANDVDWLMKVRMQGAIQKWVDHSISVTVNLPNNVDEALVNKLYVEAWRSGCKGCTIYRDGSRSGVMISVSKKDKKKKNDNGRETSQDSDLNSSEEKHEHVCTPPQVVEERPQVLDCDVVRFQNNKEKWVAFVGLLDGYPYEIFTGLQDDDEGIVLPKSVTKGKIIKQTNADGTHRYDFQFENKRGYKTTVEGLSEKFNPEYWNYAKLISGVLRYRMPIDHVIHLVGSLQLKDESINTWKNGVERALKKYVTDGTTVSGQTCPICGQETLVYQEGCLICTNCGASRCG, encoded by the coding sequence ATGAAGGAAAACAAGAAATACTCATTTGATGAAGCATTTGAGGCCTCGCTGAGGTATTTTGGCGGCGACGAGTTGGCTGCGAGAGTCTGGGTAAACAAGTATGCCATGAAGGATAGCTTTGGCAACATATACGAAAAGTCGCCTGAAGACATGCACTGGCGCATTGCCAACGAGGTTGCCCGTATGGAGCAAAAGTACAAGAACCCCATAAGCGCGCAGGAAATTTTCGGCCTGCTGGACCATTTCCGCTACATCATTCCTGCGGGAAGTCCGATGACGGGAATAGGAAACGACTACCAGATAGCCTCGCTGTCGAACTGTTTCGTGATAGGATTAGACGGCGATGCCGACTCTTACGGTGCTATCTTGCGCATAGACGAAGAGCAGGTTCAGCTGATGAAAAGGCGCGGTGGAGTGGGGCACGACCTTAGCCACGTGCGCCCGAAAGGTTCGCCGGTGAACAATTCAGCCCTTACTTCCACAGGTCTGGTGCCTTTCATGGAGCGATACTCCAACAGTACGCGCGAGGTTGCACAAGACGGACGACGCGGCGCGTTGATGCTTTCGGTGAGCATCAAGCACCCCGATGCCGAGGCATTTGTGGACGCGAAGATGGAAGAGGGCAAGGTTACGGGTGCAAACGTATCGGTGAAGATAACCGACAGCTTCATGGAAGCAGCCGTAAACGACAGGCCTTTCGTGCAGCAATTCCCCATCGATGCCGAAAGACCAGTTTACAAAAAGGAAATTTCTGCCAGGAAGTTGTGGGAGAAAATAGTGCACAACGCATGGAAGAGCGCAGAGCCTGGCGTGCTTTTCTGGGATACTATCATCAGGGAGAGCCTTCCCGACTGCTATGCCGACTTGGGGTTCCGCACGGTATCGACCAATCCCTGCGGCGAAATTCCCTTGTGTCCGTACGATAGCTGCCGTCTGCTGTCTATCAACCTCTATTCCTATGTGAAAAATCCATTCACGGAAGAAGCAGCCTTCGACTTCGATTTGTTCAGAAAGCACGCTCTTCTTGCGCAGCGACTTATGGACGACATCGTGGATCTTGAGATGGAAAAGATAGACCGTATCATGGAAAAGATAAAAAGCGACCCACAAAACGACGAAGTGAAGCATGCCGAATACCATCTTTGGGAGAAGATAAAAGAGAAAAGTGGCAAGGGACGCCGCACAGGAGTAGGTATAACAGCCGAAGGCGACATGATTGCTGCCATGGGATTGCGCTACGGAACGGAAGAAGCAACGAAGTTTGCAGTAGAAGTGCATAAGACATTGGCATTGTCGGCTTATCGCTCTTCGGTAACAATGGCGCAGGAACGAGGTGCCTTTTCCATATTCGAAGCCGAACGCGAAAGAAACAATCCGTTCGTTCTACGCATAAAAGAAGCCGATCCGCAGCTTTATTCCGATATGATGAAGCATGGCCGTCGCAACATAGCCTGCCTGACAATCGCCCCTACGGGTACTACTTCCTTGATGACGCAGACCACTTCGGGCATAGAACCAGTATTCTTGCCGGTCTATACACGCCGTCGGAAAGTAAATCCGAACGATACCGATGTGCATGTAGACTATGTAGACGAGGTGGGCGACTCGTTCGAAGAATACATTGTTTACCACAAGAAGTTCTTGGAATGGATGAAGATAAACGGTCTCGATACTACTAAAAAATACACACAGGCAGAGATAAACGACCTTGTGAAACGGTCGCCTTACTACAAAGCCACTGCCAACGATGTAGATTGGCTAATGAAGGTTCGCATGCAGGGAGCTATCCAGAAATGGGTAGACCACTCTATTTCCGTAACGGTAAACCTGCCAAACAATGTGGACGAAGCATTGGTAAACAAGCTTTATGTAGAGGCTTGGCGTTCCGGCTGCAAGGGTTGTACAATCTATCGCGATGGTTCTCGTTCGGGCGTAATGATTTCCGTGTCTAAAAAAGACAAGAAAAAGAAGAACGACAACGGAAGAGAAACAAGTCAGGACTCTGATTTAAACTCGTCAGAAGAGAAGCACGAACACGTTTGTACGCCACCACAAGTAGTAGAAGAACGCCCACAAGTGTTGGATTGTGATGTTGTCCGCTTCCAAAACAATAAAGAAAAGTGGGTGGCATTCGTAGGACTTCTTGATGGTTATCCTTACGAAATATTTACCGGATTGCAAGACGACGACGAAGGAATAGTATTGCCTAAGAGTGTAACAAAGGGCAAGATAATAAAGCAAACCAATGCCGACGGTACGCACCGATACGACTTCCAGTTCGAAAACAAGCGCGGATACAAGACAACGGTGGAAGGATTGTCGGAGAAGTTCAATCCGGAATACTGGAATTATGCAAAGCTTATCTCTGGAGTATTGCGCTATCGCATGCCAATAGACCATGTTATTCACCTTGTAGGTTCGCTTCAGTTGAAAGACGAAAGCATCAATACTTGGAAAAATGGTGTGGAACGCGCTCTGAAGAAATATGTAACCGACGGCACAACAGTATCAGGACAAACCTGCCCGATATGCGGACAAGAGACATTGGTCTATCAGGAAGGCTGTCTTATCTGTACAAACTGTGGAGCTTCTCGCTGCGGATAA
- a CDS encoding N-acetylmuramoyl-L-alanine amidase, whose product MNRRITLFLIIFSLFALVKISAKDKFTLVIDAGHGGKDVGALGAFSNEKDINLNVALAFGRLVEDNLPDVKVIYTRKTDVFIPLKSRAEIANRAKADLFISVHTNSVPPTKTPPQGFQVYTLGMHRAKDNLDVAMRENSVISLEKGYERTYEGFDPKSSESYIMFEILQSGNMEKSVELARLIQRSVCSKANRNDKGVHQAGFLVLRETSMPSCLIELGFITSEEEEQFLNSQRGIDLMARGIYEAFVEYRNKYDGKVTIPYRASTRNQLPIENVLGRLSNNATKPPAKEGTSKRMNVVAKPQLEKKSAVKQKQVSQRKQPTVESNSTNVPVFKIQIFAINRQLASDSELFKGHKNVSSETEGNLRKYMIGSSTNYNEILRLKESLKQDFPQAFIVAFKNGKRMNTGEAVKEFVKNKRK is encoded by the coding sequence ATGAATAGACGAATTACTTTATTCCTTATAATATTCTCTTTGTTTGCACTCGTAAAAATAAGTGCAAAAGATAAGTTTACACTTGTTATCGATGCCGGTCATGGTGGAAAAGACGTGGGAGCCTTAGGCGCATTCTCGAATGAAAAAGATATTAACTTGAATGTAGCTTTAGCTTTTGGTCGTTTGGTAGAAGACAATCTGCCTGACGTTAAAGTCATTTATACGCGCAAGACAGACGTCTTCATACCATTGAAAAGCAGAGCCGAAATAGCCAACAGAGCAAAAGCCGACTTGTTTATATCGGTTCATACAAATTCTGTTCCTCCCACTAAAACACCACCACAAGGCTTCCAGGTTTACACTTTAGGTATGCATCGTGCTAAAGATAACCTTGATGTAGCTATGCGCGAAAATAGCGTTATCTCTTTGGAGAAAGGATATGAGCGGACTTACGAAGGTTTCGACCCAAAGTCTTCGGAAAGCTATATAATGTTCGAAATACTTCAGTCGGGCAATATGGAGAAGAGTGTCGAATTGGCACGACTTATTCAACGGTCCGTTTGTTCCAAAGCCAATCGAAACGATAAGGGGGTGCACCAAGCCGGATTTCTTGTTCTACGCGAAACGTCCATGCCCAGTTGCCTTATCGAATTAGGCTTTATTACGTCCGAAGAAGAAGAGCAGTTCCTTAACTCTCAACGAGGAATAGACCTTATGGCACGTGGTATTTACGAGGCTTTTGTAGAATATAGAAACAAGTACGATGGCAAAGTAACCATTCCTTATCGTGCTTCAACACGAAATCAGTTACCAATAGAAAATGTGTTAGGACGTTTATCGAACAATGCGACGAAGCCCCCTGCAAAGGAAGGAACGTCTAAAAGAATGAACGTTGTAGCAAAACCGCAATTAGAAAAGAAATCTGCAGTAAAGCAGAAGCAGGTGTCGCAACGAAAGCAACCGACAGTTGAAAGCAATTCTACAAACGTTCCGGTTTTCAAAATACAGATATTTGCCATAAACAGGCAGTTGGCTTCCGATAGCGAATTATTTAAAGGACATAAGAATGTATCTTCCGAAACAGAAGGAAATCTCCGAAAATACATGATAGGAAGCAGCACAAACTATAATGAAATTCTACGTTTGAAGGAAAGTTTAAAGCAAGATTTCCCACAAGCCTTCATCGTAGCGTTTAAAAACGGCAAGCGAATGAATACAGGCGAAGCCGTAAAAGAATTTGTAAAGAATAAGAGAAAATGA
- a CDS encoding MlaD family protein produces the protein MNMKKLLSPEIKIALVAIVGIVVLFFGMNFLKGLNLYSSDIEYNMQFNKVDGLTPTTPIYANGFKVGTVKDIVYDYQDPSKPINVYVAISKDMQIPVGSTAEIVSDIMGNVKVNLVFSNAKQYLKQDGIIPGIVNDGVFGKVKEAIPDVQRMIPKIDSILSNIVALTSDPALAGTLHNANKISNDLTVSSRQLNVLLAQLNGSLPAMTQKANSLLNNTNKVMTEAKYGVTDARTTVKGANVLMNSLNDKVNALDIQTTVAKLNMALDEVNKLAGTLNSNRGSMGLLMNDPALYNNLNNTLRSVDSLVVNLKAHPKRYVHFSIFGRKDK, from the coding sequence ATGAATATGAAGAAATTATTATCGCCCGAAATAAAGATTGCGTTGGTGGCTATTGTTGGCATTGTTGTCTTGTTTTTCGGTATGAATTTCCTTAAAGGACTTAATCTGTACTCCTCGGATATAGAGTATAATATGCAGTTTAATAAGGTGGACGGACTTACACCGACTACGCCAATTTATGCCAATGGCTTTAAAGTGGGAACGGTGAAAGACATTGTTTACGACTATCAGGACCCGTCTAAACCTATCAATGTGTATGTTGCGATAAGTAAGGATATGCAAATTCCTGTAGGCTCAACAGCAGAGATAGTGAGCGATATAATGGGAAATGTGAAAGTAAACCTTGTTTTTAGTAACGCAAAGCAGTATCTAAAACAAGACGGAATTATCCCTGGTATAGTCAATGACGGTGTGTTCGGAAAGGTAAAAGAGGCTATTCCGGATGTGCAACGAATGATACCGAAAATAGACAGCATACTCTCAAACATTGTAGCTTTGACTTCCGACCCTGCATTAGCAGGTACATTGCACAACGCAAACAAGATAAGCAACGACTTGACTGTATCAAGCCGACAACTCAATGTATTGTTGGCACAACTCAACGGTTCGCTTCCTGCCATGACACAGAAAGCAAATAGCCTGCTTAACAATACAAATAAAGTAATGACAGAAGCCAAATATGGCGTTACCGATGCACGTACTACTGTGAAAGGAGCAAATGTATTGATGAACTCTTTGAACGATAAAGTAAATGCATTAGATATACAGACAACAGTGGCAAAACTAAATATGGCACTCGACGAAGTTAATAAACTTGCGGGAACATTGAATAGTAACAGAGGGTCTATGGGCTTGTTAATGAACGATCCTGCTCTTTATAACAATTTGAACAACACATTGCGTAGTGTCGATAGTTTGGTTGTAAATCTTAAGGCACACCCGAAACGATATGTGCACTTCTCTATATTCGGGAGAAAAGATAAGTAA